One genomic region from Culicoidibacter larvae encodes:
- a CDS encoding response regulator transcription factor: protein MGYKILFVDDEREYQDFIGEILTHEGYEVVKASNATEGLEIFKTDIFDLVITDLKMGAIDGLQFFSLLRRLDPLVRVIVLTGSNHDNDEIRGLEMMVNDYVKKPVSIEVLLTRIARVLREQQQAGSDKLMSLTENIVVEILPRKVFRNDEAVDLTKKEFDLLVFFLQNRNIVHSREAILHEVWRHYDGFVDLRSVDTHVKKIRAKLHLTSIYSVRGVGYEWVE from the coding sequence ATGGGATACAAGATTTTGTTTGTGGATGATGAGCGCGAGTATCAGGATTTTATTGGAGAAATTCTTACGCATGAGGGCTATGAGGTTGTAAAAGCCAGCAATGCAACAGAGGGATTAGAAATTTTTAAGACTGACATTTTTGATCTGGTTATTACTGATTTGAAAATGGGAGCTATTGATGGCTTGCAGTTTTTTTCGTTGTTGCGTAGATTAGATCCTTTAGTACGGGTTATCGTTCTTACTGGTTCAAATCATGATAATGATGAGATTCGCGGATTAGAGATGATGGTTAATGATTATGTCAAAAAACCGGTATCGATTGAGGTGCTTTTAACCAGAATCGCCAGAGTATTACGCGAACAGCAACAGGCGGGCAGCGATAAGCTAATGAGTCTTACGGAAAATATTGTGGTGGAGATATTGCCGCGAAAAGTTTTTCGTAATGATGAGGCGGTTGATTTAACTAAGAAAGAATTTGATTTGCTGGTTTTCTTTTTGCAAAATCGTAATATTGTTCACTCGCGTGAAGCAATATTACATGAAGTTTGGCGTCATTATGATGGCTTTGTAGATTTACGTTCAGTTGATACACATGTTAAGAAGATTCGTGCTAAGTTGCATTTGACATCAATTTATTCAGTACGGGGTGTAGGATATGAATGGGTTGAATAG
- a CDS encoding DUF2000 domain-containing protein, producing MSYNYKDKKIVAVLASNLESGIACNVIGHLALAIGANINREFMGENPLFDKSGTQHLGIAKYPFITTKVRQNKLRKVIDAARENGSILIADYPKEMLVTGHDDELVEVLSNVEESDLEYLGVILCGTSEAINAITGRFQLWG from the coding sequence ATGAGTTATAATTACAAAGACAAGAAGATTGTTGCGGTTTTGGCATCAAATCTAGAGAGTGGTATTGCCTGTAATGTGATTGGTCATTTAGCGCTGGCAATCGGGGCTAATATTAATAGAGAATTTATGGGGGAGAACCCTTTGTTTGATAAGAGTGGTACGCAACATTTAGGTATTGCAAAGTATCCTTTTATAACTACGAAAGTAAGGCAGAATAAGCTTAGAAAAGTCATTGATGCTGCCAGAGAAAATGGCAGTATATTAATTGCTGATTACCCTAAAGAAATGCTTGTAACCGGTCATGATGATGAGCTTGTTGAAGTGCTTTCGAATGTTGAAGAATCTGATCTTGAATATCTCGGTGTAATTCTATGTGGAACCAGTGAAGCAATTAATGCGATAACTGGCAGATTTCAACTTTGGGGTTAA